TCGTGTTTCTAAGACATTGGAACTCTTAACTATCagatcttaaaattttctgctGCTTCTCAGCAATTTAAGAATAACCTTGTTCGGTATATTGCAGAAATAGAAATATATATCGGTTTACTGATTTATTTTAAAAGTACTTCAAATTATAGTCAGTcgattttgccattttcctctaaAACGTAGAATAAGTAGGTATATGGTTTTCAACTGAAGGAATGTTCAATTTACTCAACGAATGTGAAATGTAAGACATCTAACTAGGTCGATATAGCTATTTTAGCATTCTTTGGCTGTTAAGTCTATTTGTACTTTAGttgagattattttttttttatgtttcgcGTGCAAACCACAAGATGTtccaaggttgaaaagagtaaAATCCGAGcaggttgcaatttttttttgagatggATTTTGAGCAGAATAGTTTTTTAAGTCGAACGATTGActttaaaaaaatcaccatCACTGAATATGTTTCATACGTTCTCGCCAAAATTCGAACGAAAGCGTACCACAGGCGACTATGCTAATCTTTACTCCATGGTGGCCTATAATTGGTATATAGTTAagttaattaaataatttttaatgactTTCGTTCTTCACTGCTGATTCCAAAGCATTTATAACGTCTTCTAATTTATTGCGGTCAAATTGAAAATGCAATTGCTTGCGCTCCTTTCTCTTTGATGCCTCACTACATAGCCGAAAAGAAATAGTTGTCAATGTTCTATAGTTTTGGTCAAAACTACTGTCGCCCAAGATGTGGCGCACGTCCCAGTCGAAGGATTCAACCAATGGACATTCAATTGCATTCTGTTCTCgcataagaaaacaaataaccTCTTCGCGACGGGACAGAAGCACTGCTGGAACAATGGTTTGTAAATCAGGAGGCAACATGGCAACATGCGATTCTAGAAAGGATGAATCgaaatggaagatatatatctATTTTTGTTAGAAACACCCATCGTGGGCGTAAATATACCTTGGTCAGCATAACACATATTACGGTAAAGTTTTGCTATACTACGAGTGGCTAGCAAGAAATCGTCTGGGTTATGGAATCCATATTTGTGACAAAGCCGCATAGTCTGTTGCTCATCTTGATTTCCGATTAGAAAATCTATAGAGTTATTCAAAATCTGAAAGAGTTATGCGATAAGCTAGTGGGTGCCTTCTAATTTCACAACTTACTTCTGTAAGTATTTCCTTATTGTCgatatttgaaagaaattcataatccttcattttttttactttgtggTAAAACATAAAAAGACATCGGTTGGCAACATTACCTAATTAGTATCGTAACGTAACTTCAAATATGCAACTAGCACGGAGTACATTTATAAGGTAAAATTAAAACACCGTTTACATTGCTtattaaattcggatttaaggTTCATGTCAGCTGTTTTTtttaagggaaaacagatgatcaaaccattaaatccggatttaaagagcagtgtaaacggtaCAGTAAAGccaattaagaggtagcgtcattagcCCAACAACTAAAATCCCttaacgaaactaccttgagtggcaaataccgtaaattgaaatgtcaaagtgggtttcgaaacaaattttgttttacaacttatattcttcaaatttgttttttgaacatctttttaagattttagaaaaaaatcacagctgtgttatcaaaactttaacatttagatttacttcaAAATCAAgacgaaaataaaataaaattgtactcagctattcgcgtgacctcaccttataagtgcaaccTGGATCAATACACAGTTATAGCCAGGGTTCACCAACGAAGGGAGGGTTATTtgcccagctgatggaattgtCCAATTCCAGAATTGTATCCAAATGccactagaacgtcaaatgcttggtttggattttaacatttttttcacattttaatttgtaatttacacgtttataatcataaatCTTTTGATCTGATGGCTGCTACACATGCtacaaataaaaactagaatgtcaattaggaagtatccagaaatttgacagcctagtgggaatttgcgccCCAATCGCCACAAGGTTCTATCGTTGAtttctttgttgttgggcaatagAAACAACAttcttaattcaaccatggTTCTGGCGAATTTGGTCGACATATGACCACtttatctaaaccgatttcagtaAATGCGcactaaataataaaaagtaacctcgaaaaacaaAGTCATGTATTCCGTGGTAAATAGAAAATCCTTGTTTTCCATCTAAGTGCCGAAGTCTGCTAGCCGCGGAAgccggcaatgacaaaggacatgctccaacgtctcatcattctCCCCGCATGACCTAAAGATGCTATCGCTTGCTgcgccgattttgcataagttagcTCATAGCCTCATGTATcttttttactttctttcagtcatagcctcgacttctcatgatccggatctccccaccGCATCCTGTTTGATGCTTAGCGTCATTAAATTTCGTTTCCGGtacggacaatatcctgcaatggaaacTCAATAAGACTTTAAGACCAAAAACAGAAAGCGCAAATAGACATACCAAAGGCGCAAATAGACATACCATACTGCCAGTGCTATACACAAAACAGCACTGGCAGCATCAACCGTTGGGCGATCGCCGTGCGAAGACCAACAGAGTTTTGCAAAAGatgtttgtaaagggtgatttttttgaggttaggattttcatgcattagtatttgacagatcacgtgggatttcagacatggtgtcaaagagaaagatgctcagtatgctttgacatttcatcatgaatagacttactaacgagcaacgcttgcaaatcattgaattttattaccaaaatcagtgttcggttcgaaattttgacaaattttgttcagcgatgaggctcatttctggttgaatggctacgtaaataagcaaaattgccgcatttggagtgaagagcaaccagaagccgttcaagaactgcccatgcatcccgaaaaatgcactgtttggtgtggtttgtacgctggtggaatcattggaccgtattttttcaaagatgctgttggacgcaacgttacggtgaatgaacacatttcgaaccgaacactgattttggtaataaaattcaatgatttgcaagcgttgctcgttagtaagtctattcatgatgaaatgtcaaagcatactgagcatctttctctttgacaccatgtctgaaatcccacgtgatctgtcaaatactaatgcatgaaaatcctaacctcaaaaaaatcaccctttatttgttgCTATTGGCAATGTTGGATaggttggatttgaataagggaagcaagatttgatttgttttctattgctcTTGTGAAGCAAGTCGTCTTAAAAAGACCTGTTCAAATTCAAATGTGTGCTTCACAACcaactctagttggaatggtatgtaaagcaccatgatccgtttgacatcgtccgctgatgatatttcttggtcgaaattgaaatcgcgatacggatagccattcaaatgcttctagcaacaacactcTTTTGCTGACTCTTTAAAGGATTTTACGCTATTctatgaatagaaagcattaaactatggtctaaagccggacaatatccaacAATGGAATCTTAACGTcattaattttcattaaaattaatgaTTTCATTAGGATTTTCGTTTTAAATGTAACTGGAATatcgtggaggccaccgtagcgcagaggttagcatgtccgcctatgacgccgaacgcctgggttcgaatcctggcgagaccataagaaaaaaatttttagcggtggttttcccctcctaatgctggcaacatttgtgaggtactatgccatgtaaaacttctctccaaagagctgtcgcactgcggcacgccgttcggactcggctataaaaaggagaccccttatcattgagcttaaatttgaatcggactgcactcattgatatgtgagaagtttgcccctgttccttagtggaatgttcatgggcaaaatttgcaatttggaatATCGTAGCCATATAGGTTACTGCAGGCTTATTGATTTTTTACCAGTAGTATTTaccatcgcacagtgggccaaatggcaaaaaaattggaaataagtctacaactttttatctgttgattttagccatacaaaatgttctagacatttgtagaggaggacataggctttcagaaaagtgctgttgttggtccatatctttaatacagggtgagctacagggtgtcaaagttgaccacttttgacttctccaagcttctgggggccataacttttgatctactcaaccgatttacatgatttaggactctagagaaagagcttgacaagatctaaaaaacttatgcataaagtaccatgccatcgtgtactgttaaggagttatgaattgtttaattttaaaatatgaaaatttggccttggtttttttcagtgttttttaaataactccgtcaattttaaagctataaacttcatacttcacacaaattatgccagcatatgtgtgcataaaatacaaaaggaatcacgtgaatatctttggcggtttaaaaatggcatcgttttcaatatgaaaaatattttttttgtcaaaaaattgcaaaatttttcaaaaaagatactcccatttcctttaagttttcgcaaactttggccgtcaaagcattatcatttctttccattttcacaaagtcgaggtattaagaaaagttttaagtgctaatttggctaatttcgatatcaaacaacaccgttatcttaagaccaaaatggccaatttttttactaaacttcaaaagtttctcactggaaaaaaagttccacggggattttttcgctttttttgaacttaaatgaaagcttaaaatgttcccaacattttaaggtatgtctcgccatatcctagccataaatgagatcgtagcgatcaaaatactgaataaagtcaattttcaagtagtgctatattcattgctaaaaaacaagtattacgtcacattttattgcaaagatgttaaataaacttttatttggtaacacttcttctacaaaacacaaaaagaatcatggaaatatctctattctattccattttatggaaccggcaataaaaaagtcaatttttcaaaaaagtcgaatttcccaaattttgtttttgttgtcctaattgcacatgacacactatagccatatttacgcaacataccttatcgtaaaggaaattttcatacctttccaacaatgtataaaacatttctcaactcggattctatctactctaaaattcatttacacttcattaaactctatataaaaatgtctatttgtgaaatggaaccttatatggggcctacactaaaacattgatagatttgcccagggtttacaatacaaatgtgttagaataaaaaaaggtctcctgccaaagtttaaaaaaattggaataaaaatatgtgttttagagcgaaaacacttcgcatcggcgtgcgtttatatgtatattagctactcccaaaataaaaaagcattttagttttgtattatttgattttattctctaccaaataatctaaggtatcaaaatttaaaagctctttaatttgaatggcatcgggatcgtccttatctatatcgtcacatatttttggtagccatttagttctgatgctgtatagtaccggatcagacgataacaataaatattgaagtaaatcataattttggttaaatttggtgctctttcgggtattgaaaagccggaactgtttaacatctctattacgggattcctgagcttcttctgtaagttctcctaacggaagtatgttgtattccacaatttccttgccatgatgtaagactttatgtactgtcggtgttaaagctttccacgaatataaatcagataaaatgttttttgtgtcattactataagcttcaaatttggttgaatttatcatctttttgctattgattacagcca
The Stomoxys calcitrans chromosome 3, idStoCalc2.1, whole genome shotgun sequence genome window above contains:
- the LOC106084870 gene encoding uncharacterized protein LOC106084870, which produces MFYHKVKKMKDYEFLSNIDNKEILTEILNNSIDFLIGNQDEQQTMRLCHKYGFHNPDDFLLATRSIAKLYRNMCYADQESHVAMLPPDLQTIVPAVLLSRREEVICFLMREQNAIECPLVESFDWDVRHILGDSSFDQNYRTLTTISFRLCSEASKRKERKQLHFQFDRNKLEDVINALESAVKNESH